In Lapillicoccus jejuensis, the DNA window ACCAGCCCGACGAGCAGCGGCGCCAGCCCCGACAGCCCGCGCTCCCACAGCGGCTGCGACGACGCCGCGAGCAGCCGGCGACCCGTCCGCCCGTCGCCGGAGGCGATGTCGCCCAGCTGGGTGACCGAGCTGCCGGCGTACGGCGAGAGGTAGCCGAGGGTCGCGCGCGCGGCGAGACCGACCCACAGCCCGGCCAGCCCGAGCACCGCCGCGGTGACGACGGGCCACACCCGCGGGTGCGCGGCCGGGGCCGGGACCACGACGTCGTCCCCCGGGCCGGGCGCCCCGGCCCCGCGCGGGCGGGTCCGGCCGAGCAGCCGGGGACGCACTGCCTGACCGAGGGTGACGAGCAGCAGCACCCCGGCGAGCGACAGCGTCGTCAGGTGGTGGGTGACCACCGTGGCCGCCGCCACGAGGACCGCCCCGGCGACCAGCCCGCGCCGCGCCCCCGGGCGCGGCTCGCGCGCGGCGAGCGAGGTGAGCGCGAGGACCCAGAGGAACCACGGCATCGTCACCGACTCGTAGGCGTACTGGGTGTCGAAGTAGAGCACGGAGCTGTTGAGCGAGTAGACGACCGCGGACACCGCCCCCGCGCGCGCCGAGCCGAGGTGCACCTGCCCGAGGACGAGGACGGCGAAGAAGGCCAGCACGTGGGCGGACAGCACGAGCAGCAGCCCCGACCCCCACACGTCGAGCCCGGACAGGGCGTGCACGAGCGCGGTGAGCGCCGACGTGCCGGGGTAGTCCGCCGCGATGGGGATGATCGCGTTGGGCGGGCGCAGCGCCCCGCCGGCGAGGACGTCGAGCGCCTCGCGCCAGTGCGCGTACTCGTCGTGGTACAGCGGTCCCGCGGGGTTGCGCAGGTACTTGGGCGCGGCGGTGACCAGGGCCAGCAGCGCGAGCCCGAGGACCCGGTCGCGCCGGTGCGTGCCGGCCCGGACGACGAGGACCGTCACGGGCAGCGCGGCCAGCAGCAGGCCGGCCCAGAAGACGGCGTAGTACAGCTGTGCGCAGGCGCCGGACCCGGACAGCCGGTAGGCGAGCCCGACGACCGGGATCCCGGCCGCGGCCGCGAGCACCACCGCCACCCGGGCGGACGTCCGGACCCCCCGCGCGGCGGTGGTCCCGGTCCCGCCGGGCGCCCGGACGAGGTCGCCCGCCGTCACCGCGTCCACGACCCGACCCCCACGTCAGCCCGCGGCGGACCCGGGCCGGGCGAGCCGGTCCAGCGCCGCCGTCGTGCGGTCCCACGAGTGCGGGTCGGGGAAGCGCTCGTGCCGGACGGGCTCGAGGTCGAGCAGCGCCTGCCGCAGCCCGGCCACGTCGTCGGGCGGCACGAGCCGTGCGCCGGGGTAGTCGCGCACGGCCTCGACGAGACCGCCGACGGCGTAGAGGACGACGTGCAGGCCGCGGCTCATGGCGATCTGCAGCGGCCCGCTCGCCGAGCCGCGCCGGTAGGGCAGCACCACCGCGTCGGCGGCCGCGAAGTACGCGCCGGCGGCCTCGTCGGTGACGTACTCGTTGACGACCTCGACGCGGTCGCGGTGCCGGCCTCCGGCGAGCATCCGCGTCGGCCGGGTCCAGCCCTCCCACGTCTCGCCGACGACGGTGAGCCGGAAGCGCCGCGCCTGCTCGTCGGTCAGCCCGTCGAACGCCTCGGCGAGGTCCTCGAGGCCCTTGTAGGGCCGGATGAGCCCGAAGAAGAGCAGCCGCGTCACGTCCTGCTCGTCGCCCGCCCCGGACCCCCCGGGCGGCGTCGCGGTGGTCGGCAGGTGGTCGTACGGGCCGTGCGGGGCGACCTCGACGTGCAGGTGCGCCAGCGTGTCGCCGTACGCCTGCTGGAGCATCTCCCGGTCGTGCTCGGTGTGCACGAGGGCACCG includes these proteins:
- a CDS encoding glycosyltransferase: MSGVCLVGPGFRFLSGLSVYTCRLANALAQDGQDVDVVLLDRLVPARLYPGGHRVGAPLSSLAYDPRVRVAAQVDWYGAGLVRALAHLRRRRPRVLVLQWWTAATLHTYLALALAARRLGVPVVLEFHELQDTGEAAVPLVAPYRAALVPTLLRLASGALVHTEHDREMLQQAYGDTLAHLHVEVAPHGPYDHLPTTATPPGGSGAGDEQDVTRLLFFGLIRPYKGLEDLAEAFDGLTDEQARRFRLTVVGETWEGWTRPTRMLAGGRHRDRVEVVNEYVTDEAAGAYFAAADAVVLPYRRGSASGPLQIAMSRGLHVVLYAVGGLVEAVRDYPGARLVPPDDVAGLRQALLDLEPVRHERFPDPHSWDRTTAALDRLARPGSAAG